One Pongo abelii isolate AG06213 chromosome 12, NHGRI_mPonAbe1-v2.0_pri, whole genome shotgun sequence DNA segment encodes these proteins:
- the TIA1 gene encoding cytotoxic granule associated RNA binding protein TIA1 isoform X10 — protein sequence MATGKSKGYGFVSFFNKWDAENAIQQMGGQWLGGRQIRTNWATRKPPAPKSTYESNTKQLSYDEVVNQSSPSNCTVYCGGVTSGLTEQLMRQTFSPFGQIMEIRVFPDKGYSFVRFNSHESAAHAIVSVNGTTIEGHVVKCYWGKETLDMINPVQQQNQIGYPQPYGQWGQWYGNAQQIGQYMPNGWQVPAYGMYGQAWNQQGFNQTQSSAPWMGPNYGVQPPQGQNGSMLPNQPSGYRVAGYETQ from the exons GATGCTGAAAACGCCATTCAACAGATGGGTGGCCAGTGGCTTGGTGGAAGACAAATCAGAACTAACTGGGCAACCCGAAAGCCTCCCGCTCCAAAGAGTACATATGAGT CAAATACCAAACAGCTATCATATGATGAGGTTGTAAATCAGTCTAGTCCAAGCAACTGTACTGTATACTGTGGAGGTGTTACTTCTGGGCTAACAG AACAACTAATGCGTCAGACTTTTTCACCCTTTGGACAAATAATGGAAATTCGAGTCTTTCCAGATAAAGGATATTCATTTGTTCG GTTCAATTCCCATGAAAGTGCAGCACATGCAATTGTTTCTGTTAATGGTACTACCATTGAAGGTCATGTTGTGAAATGCTATTGGGGCAAAGAAACTCTTGATATGATAAATCCCGTGCAACAG caGAATCAGATTGGATATCCCCAACCTTATGGCCAGTGGGGCCAGTGGTATGGAAATGCACAACAAATTGGCCAGTATATGCCTAATGGTTGGCAAGTTCCTGCATATGGAATGTATGGCCAGGCATGGAACCAGCAAGGATTTAA TCAGACACAGTCTTCTGCACCATGGATGGGACCAAATTATGGAGTGCAACCACCTCAAGGGCAAAATGGCAGCATGTTGCCCAATCAGCCTTCTGGGTATCGAGTGGCAGGGTATGAAACCCAGTGA